From the genome of Shewanella sp. Choline-02u-19, one region includes:
- the lexA gene encoding transcriptional repressor LexA, giving the protein MRPLTPRQAEILELIKRNITDTGMPPTRAEIAKRLGFKSANAAEEHLKALAKKGCIEIMPGTSRGIKLIQDDTEDADLGLPLIGQVAAGEPILAQEHVEQHYKIDPTMFRPSADFLLKVRGDSMKNIGILEGDLLAVHKIQHASNGQVVVARVEDEVTVKRFEKKGNKVYLHAENEDYSPIEVDLANQSLSIEGLAVGVIRNGDWQ; this is encoded by the coding sequence ATGAGACCACTTACACCACGTCAAGCTGAAATTTTAGAGCTAATTAAACGCAATATTACAGACACAGGTATGCCACCCACCCGTGCTGAAATAGCCAAACGTTTAGGCTTTAAATCTGCCAATGCAGCCGAGGAGCACTTAAAAGCTTTAGCGAAGAAAGGCTGTATTGAGATCATGCCAGGTACCTCTCGAGGAATTAAGTTAATTCAAGATGATACCGAAGATGCCGACCTTGGTTTACCGCTTATTGGTCAAGTGGCCGCAGGTGAACCTATTCTGGCTCAAGAACATGTAGAGCAACATTATAAAATTGATCCTACCATGTTCCGCCCGTCAGCCGACTTCCTGCTTAAAGTACGCGGTGACAGCATGAAAAACATCGGCATACTTGAAGGCGATTTGCTTGCAGTGCATAAGATCCAACATGCAAGCAACGGTCAAGTTGTGGTGGCACGAGTAGAAGATGAAGTCACGGTTAAACGCTTTGAAAAGAAAGGCAATAAAGTTTATTTACATGCTGAGAATGAAGATTATTCACCGATAGAAGTTGATCTGGCAAACCAAAGCTTAAGTATTGAAGGTTTAGCCGTTGGCGTGATCCGTAATGGAGATTGGCAATGA